The genomic interval AGCTCGAACGCATGCTCGCGGCCCAGGGCGTGGTATTCCGCAAAAAGGAGATCATCGACCTCATCTTCTCCAAGCTGAATAAAAGCACCAAGCCCAAGAGCGAGCTGAGCCTTTTCAAGATTTTCTCCTACATGGACCGCTATCTGGACTTCGTGCAGAAAAAGCCGGAATCGCAGGATTTCCCGGACTTCATCAGCTACGGCCAGTACACGGCGACCCTGAGGGAGCAGTTCATCGAGAATTTCGAAACCCAGAAACGCATCCAGCTCCAGAGAAGCTGGTTCATCGGAGTCGTCGTCCCCCTCGCCTACGCGAGCCTCGAAGCATCCTTGCTCGAATTCCAGCACCGCAGCGAGGAGCTCGAGGAAGCCGAAGAACTGCTGGACGAGTGAACGGACCGATTACGGCAGGTAGGCGGGTTTTACGTTGCGGAGGGCTTCGAAGAGGCGGGTTTTTTCGGCGTAGCTGCCGCCGGTGAGAGCGTCGAGCTTGCCGCGGGCGGATTTCCGGCCGGAGTTATCCTGATACTCGCAGGTGCAGGTGCTGGAAATGTAGCCCGATTCCGTCGCGTGGCGGACGATCATGGGGATGTCCGCGAAGCATAGCGGCCGGATCACCGTGACCGGATATTTTTCGTATTTCAGACGGGGCGGCATCGTGGACAGCTCGCCCTTCTGCAGGGCGTTCATGAGCAGGGTTTCCAGAATGTCGTCAAGATGATGGCCGAGGGCGATCTTGTTGAAGCCTTCGCGGATCGCGTATTCATTGAGTTCGGTGCGTCGCTGGGTCGCGCACCACCAGCAGTTCATCTTTCTGCCGGGCTTGAGCCGGCCCAATACCGACACGTCTATCGTATGTAGAGGAACGCCCCACGCGCGAAAACGCTCGACGAGCTCGGGAGCGAGGGGCGAGCCTATCTCCGTCGCGACGTGGACAGCCTCAACGGAAAAGCGCGGCCCGCCGTGGCGCGCGAGGCGCAGCAAGCGGGAGCCGAAGTATTCTACGAGGGCGGTGGAATCCTTTCCGCCGGACGCGCCGATCAGGATGCGGTCGCCGTCTTCTATCATGTCGTATTCGGCGACGCCGTGGTCGATGACGCTGAAGAGTTTTGGATTAGCCATGAGCCGACTATAACAGAAATGACGGCCTTCCGTCTCGCTCTTCAGTCCTCCACGCTCTCCGGGACGTCGCCGGAGAACTCGGTCGCCTCCGGGTCAGCCTCGTCCGCCCCCGAGGAAGCGGCTTCGTCCCGCCTGCGGTACCTGACGGGAGAAGAGCCGAACAGCACGCCTTCCCGGGACGCGAGAATTTCAAGAGACAGGCATTCCCGCGCTACGGCGAGCACGCCCCGCTCGTCGGTGGGCATCAGGACGGACTGGTTTTCCAGAGCGAAGCGTTTGCGCAGGAATACGTAGTTTTTCCACAGGGATTGCTTGATCTTCCGGGGCTCGGAGGGAGTGCGAAGGAGATCAAGGACTTCAGTTTTAAGAGACTCCCTTGCGGCGGCGTCGAGCGTATTGACGGCGGCGATCCTTCGCCCGATGCCGTCTGCCTTCGAACGCGAGAGTTCCTGGCAGAGGAATTTGAGCACGTGCCAGCTTTCCACGACAACGGAGGGGCCGGTCTTTTGATCGGAGAAATCCCTGGATTCGAGCCACACCCAGGCGAACATCCGCCTTCGCCAGTCCCACCAGCGGAGGGGGCTTTGCATATCCTGGGCGGGAATGAGGAAAAAGCCGCGCGAGAGGAGGAGGGAGCCGAAGATTCCCGGCGGGTGGCCGAGGCGCTTGTTTTTCAGCGAGGTGCGGTAGACTCCGCAGCTGGGGCTTCCTTCCATGAAGACGAACACTTTCACGCCGCCGCGGACGAGGGTGTCGAGGCAGGCGGCGCAGCCGGCCTTCATTTCGGAGCCGACGTCGCGGCCGCCGCGGGTTTTAAGGGAAGCAGTTCCCTTCCAGAAATCGTCGCCGTTGCCGCCGCGAAGGCTCACGGGGCTGCGGGGAACTCCGAGGCCGCTCATCGCCTCCGGGCACACGGGATGCCACACGAAGTCGCCCCGCTCCCTCCCGATGAAACGGGTCGAGTCGAGGCCCTTGCCGTTATAGCGCACCGGAGCGCCGAACTGGCAGGCGGAAATGCCGATCTGGATTTTTTCGTCGATGAGAGGTTCCATGCTCAACTCCTTTTTTTCCGTTCAGGTTCTTTAGCGACCAGATTCCTGGTCGCGGTTTTAAAGAGAAGGCCCGCGGTGTCCACGAGCATCGAGCGGGTTTCCGGATCGACGTTCTTGAAGGTTCTGATCATGGTGCGCGTGTGCTTGAGCCAATCGGAGGCGAAATCCCGCAAGGTGTGGGCCTTGGTGACTGTGACGATCTCCCAGAGGGAATCGATGAACAGCTCGCGTTTTTCCGGATCGACGGCCGCAAGCCAGTCGCGTATGGTGCGGTCTATGAAACGGCTCGAATCGTCCACCGTATCCACGCGGACGAAGTCCGGCCCTTCCACCGACCATGAGTACGGATCGTGCTGGAGGATGCCGGAGACGCTGCTCGAGACGATCGTATATTCTTCCTGATGCTCCAAAAGCATGCCGATGATCGAAGACTCGGGAACGAAGGCAAAAAGCCGGTTTTCTAATCGTTTAAATCCCGGGCTTGAGAGAACCGACGCGTCGAAGCCGGGGCCGTCGTTGTTGTAGACGCTGTGTATCCGCTTCTGGATGCGGGGATGCGCGAAGGCTGAAGAATACACGGCGAGGTTTCCGCCCTTGGAGTGCCCGCCGACGTAAAGGGGACCGCGGTAAGAGGAGGCGACCCGCTCAAGGTACGACAGGGCTTCCGTCTGGGCGGGTACCGGGCACATGAAGCTCATGTTGAAGTCTTCCTTCCAGCCGACCAGGGAAAGATCGGTTCCCCGGAAGGCGGCGAAAACGCTTTTTTTTCCGAAGCGGAAGCTGATGGCGGAAAACTGTTTTTCCTCCGCGAGGTCTGTACGGTTTACATAGGCGAAGGGAACCGTTTGGCCGAAGCGCCGGGAGAGGCCGCATACGCGCAAAAGCTCAAGATCCATTACGCTGCGGATTTTATCCTTCGGCACCTCCCGCCGCTGAAATTCGCGGGCGATCTCCGACAGGTCGGCGTCGGCGCGCTTGGAGCCGGAATCGACGAGGCCGTCGAAGGGGAGATAGGCAAGGACGCTGAAAATGAGGGCGTCTACGGGATTGAGGGGAGATTGTGAAAAGCTCAAATCCCCCCGCCAGCGCAGGTAATCGAAAATCGTCGTCATACGGTAAAAGCCTCCCCGGCTTCAAGTATACTTCACAAATCGCTGATTTTGTTAAAAACACGACGAGGCCTTCCCTTGACGAGGGCGGAGAAAGCGGATAGGTTTGCGGTGGTTCATTTCAAAGGAAGGGGGTGAAAATCCCCCGCTAAACCCGTAACTGTGAATGGGGACGATTCCGTCGAGGAAAGCCACTATCGCCGTTGCGACTCGAAGCCGTCGGCTTGCGGGACGCGACAGGATGGGAAGGCTGCACGGAAAAGGACGCCGGGAGAAACCCTCCCGCAGACACCCATGAGCCAGGAGACTTTGGTGACCGACCAGCAATTTCAGATCCGCGGGCATACGGAACTGAATGG from Teretinema zuelzerae carries:
- a CDS encoding tRNA 2-thiocytidine biosynthesis TtcA family protein codes for the protein MANPKLFSVIDHGVAEYDMIEDGDRILIGASGGKDSTALVEYFGSRLLRLARHGGPRFSVEAVHVATEIGSPLAPELVERFRAWGVPLHTIDVSVLGRLKPGRKMNCWWCATQRRTELNEYAIREGFNKIALGHHLDDILETLLMNALQKGELSTMPPRLKYEKYPVTVIRPLCFADIPMIVRHATESGYISSTCTCEYQDNSGRKSARGKLDALTGGSYAEKTRLFEALRNVKPAYLP
- a CDS encoding DUF523 domain-containing protein, yielding MEPLIDEKIQIGISACQFGAPVRYNGKGLDSTRFIGRERGDFVWHPVCPEAMSGLGVPRSPVSLRGGNGDDFWKGTASLKTRGGRDVGSEMKAGCAACLDTLVRGGVKVFVFMEGSPSCGVYRTSLKNKRLGHPPGIFGSLLLSRGFFLIPAQDMQSPLRWWDWRRRMFAWVWLESRDFSDQKTGPSVVVESWHVLKFLCQELSRSKADGIGRRIAAVNTLDAAARESLKTEVLDLLRTPSEPRKIKQSLWKNYVFLRKRFALENQSVLMPTDERGVLAVARECLSLEILASREGVLFGSSPVRYRRRDEAASSGADEADPEATEFSGDVPESVED
- a CDS encoding DUF2974 domain-containing protein, whose product is MTTIFDYLRWRGDLSFSQSPLNPVDALIFSVLAYLPFDGLVDSGSKRADADLSEIAREFQRREVPKDKIRSVMDLELLRVCGLSRRFGQTVPFAYVNRTDLAEEKQFSAISFRFGKKSVFAAFRGTDLSLVGWKEDFNMSFMCPVPAQTEALSYLERVASSYRGPLYVGGHSKGGNLAVYSSAFAHPRIQKRIHSVYNNDGPGFDASVLSSPGFKRLENRLFAFVPESSIIGMLLEHQEEYTIVSSSVSGILQHDPYSWSVEGPDFVRVDTVDDSSRFIDRTIRDWLAAVDPEKRELFIDSLWEIVTVTKAHTLRDFASDWLKHTRTMIRTFKNVDPETRSMLVDTAGLLFKTATRNLVAKEPERKKRS